Proteins encoded in a region of the Zea mays cultivar B73 chromosome 4, Zm-B73-REFERENCE-NAM-5.0, whole genome shotgun sequence genome:
- the LOC103653829 gene encoding uncharacterized protein At1g65710, with amino-acid sequence MGLCFSKKKPPAKPGKVAAAVSDDKAKKSPAQQPKRAAAAAANKAAVSAKDAAVPGEEKRRRSGSQGPAAEKQLPVVLVPSAPVRTSSCTKEEVDAILIQCGRLSRSSSGAGRAASTGDTAACGGGHRRRRSGSKRSYDFDQDGGADEECDWERQGRAAPVSSSRPSPHRGSPQRKRSGSRERSGAGAGSRRASRSPGRRADGAATSAGSGGGDRARQQPGKMVSVPAREKGRAPSPVAASGKRCASPRSSSPARMAAGTGNENAGACGPAAGPAPVLSRSSSRKNEQSPYRRCPMAELDDNALRNSSNHGARPHKKSAETAVAATPRKATGRGKEPTAVKEKLEITEASETRAHSSKTSSKTTTTPTLSVVAESLTQMPGAAQPGCRSRRASRDFDQNPGSYATQLLEDIHNYHQQSTSATPATPSISLPACVAKACSIVEAVADLNSSSSENRAYEHEPGHSADDKGSVNAPVGSGSDGFVEPSAAARKHLLPARDAHAETEPQESAGSNSVSGHPWTPSWEPTSAESTDRTWSTGDEVVEQSGSHGGRCSPMNRHQLSKQRQCQPELSGRSRAGSGNANGQYRGRSSAHRASGSVASGRSGVRVVSANS; translated from the exons ATGGGCCTCTGCTTCAGCAAGAAGAAGCCACCGGCCAAGCCGGGAAAGGTCGCCGCCGCGGTCTCCGACGACAAGGCCAAGAAGAGTCCGGCGCAGCAGCCCAagagagcggcggcggcggcggcgaacaAGGCTGCGGTGTCCGCCAAGGACGCCGCGGTGCCCGGGGAGGAGAAGAGGAGGCGGTCGGGATCGCAAGGGCCGGCGGCCGAGAAGCAGCTGCCGGTAGTGCTGGTGCCGTCGGCGCCGGTGCGCACGTCCAGCTGCACCAAGGAGGAGGTGGACGCGATCCTCATCCAGTGCGGCCGGCTCAGCCGGAGCTCGTCCGGGGCCGGAAGGGCGGCGTCGACCGGCGACACGGCAGCGTGCGGCGGCGGGCACCGCAGGAGGCGCTCGGGGTCCAAGCGCAGCTACGACTTCGACCAGGACGGCGGCGCGGACGAGGAGTGCGACTGGGAGAGGCAGGGGCGCGCGGCGCCCGTGTCCAGCAGCAGGCCGTCGCCGCACCGAGGCTCGCCGCAGCGCAAGCGGTCGGGAAGCCgggagaggagcggcgccggcgccgggagCCGGAGGGCCAGCCGGTCGCCCGGGAGACGCGCTGATGGCGCTGCTACCTCTGCGGGATCCGGCGGCGGGGACCGCGCCAGGCAGCAGCCGGGGAAGATGGTGTCCGTGCCCGCCAGGGAGAAGGGGCGCGCGCCGTCGCCCGTGGCCGCGTCTGGGAAGCGGTGCGCGTCTCCGAGGTCGAGCTCTCCCGCGAGGATGGCAGCGGGGACGGGGAACGAGAATGCTGGAGCTTGCGGACCGGCGGCGGGGCCGGCGCCGGTGCTCAGCCGGAGCTCGTCCAGGAAGAACGAGCAGTCCCCGTACAGGCGCTGCCCCATGGCCGAGCTCGACGACAACGCTCTCCGTAACAGCAGCAACCACGGTGCCAGGCCGCACAAG AAATCTGCTGAGACTGCCGTCGCCGCGACGCCCAGGAAGGCTACGGGGCGTGGGAAGGAGCCGACGGCGGTGAAAGAAAAGCTGGAGATCACAGAAGCGTCAGAGACGAGAGCGCACTCGTCCAAGACGTCGTCGAAGACGACCACGACGCCCACGCTGAGCGTCGTGGCCGAGAGCCTGACCCAAATGCCCGGTGCGGCGCAGCCAGGCTGCCGATCGCGGCGGGCTTCGCGCGACTTCGACCAAAACCCCGGCTCGTACGCCACACAGCTGCTCGAAGACATCCACAACTACCATCAGCAGTCCACCTCCGCCACGCCGGCGACGCCGTCCATCTCGCTCCCGGCGTGCGTCGCCAAGGCCTGCTCCATCGTCGAGGCCGTGGCGGACCTCAACTCCTCGTCGTCGGAGAACCGCGCCTACGAGCACGAGCCTGGCCACTCCGCCGATGACAAAGGCTCCGTCAACGCGCCGGTAGGCAGCGGCAGCGACGGCTTCGtcgagccgagcgccgccgcgcggaaGCACCTGCTGCCGGCGCGGGACGCCCACGCGGAAACCGAGCCCCAGGAGTCGGCCGGGAGCAACAGCGTCTCCGGCCACCCGTGGACGCCCTCCTGGGAGCCCACCTCGGCCGAGTCCACGGACCGGACGTGGAGCACCGGCGACGAGGTTGTCGAGCAGTCCGGCAGTCACGGCGGCCGCTGCAGCCCGATGAACAGGCACCAACTGAGCAAGCAGAGGCAGTGCCAGCCCGAGCTCAGTGGCCGGTCCCGCGCCGGCTCTGGAAATGCTAACGGCCAGTACCGTGGGCGCAGCAGCGCTCATCGTGCCAGCGGCAGCGTGGCGAGCGGACGGTCTGGTGTCCGAGTCGTCTCGGCGAACTCGTAG